Part of the uncultured Cohaesibacter sp. genome is shown below.
TGAAGACTGGAACGCGGTGCTGGAAGTCAATCTGACGGCCGTCTTCGACCTCTGCCAGCGCGCCGCTCGCGTCATGCTGCCAAAGGGTCGCGGCAAGATTGTCAACATCGCCTCGCTGCTGAGCTTCTTTGGCGGCTTCACCGTGCCTGCCTATGCTGCCAGCAAGGGCGGCATTGCCCAGTTGACCAAGGCCCTGTCCAACGAGTGGGCCAGCAAGGGCATCTGCATCAACGCTCTGGCCCCCGGCTACATGGCAACGGACATGAACAGTGCCCTGCTCGCTGATGAAGGACGCAACGCCGAGATTTCGGCCCGCATTCCGACCCATCGCTGGGGCACTCCGGAAGACATGAAAGGGCCGCTGCTGTTCCTCGCATCGGGCGCCTCCGATTATGTCAACGGCACCATCATCCCCGTCGACGGCGGTTATCTGGGTCGCTGACCGGCCAAATTGAGAAAGTGAAAGTCAATCACATGAAAGTCATCGTTTCCGATTGCGACCACGAGTCCATGCAGATCGAAACTGACGTGCTCGCAAAGGCCGGGCTGGGTTTTACTCACATGGCCGCACGCACCCAGGACGAAGTCATCGAGCAGTGCAAGGGTGGCAACATCATCCTCAACCAGTATGGCAAGTTCGATGAACGCGTCTTTACCGCCCTGCCGGAAGTCAAGCAGATCGTCCGTTACGGCGTTGGCGTCGACAACGTCGATCTCGCAGCTGCAACTCGCCACGGTGTTCAGGTCTGCAACGTGCCCGATTACGGCATGCATGAAGTCTCCGACCACGCCCTTGCCCTGATGATGGCCCTCATCCGCAAGATCCCGGCAACCGTTTCCCATACCCGCAATCGCGATTGGGATTTCCGCAAGATGGCCCCGATTCGCCGCATCACCGAGATGACCATCGGTGTGCTCGGCGCGGGCCGTATTGGCGGGTTGTTCGCCAGAAAGGTCCTGCCGCTCGGCAAGGAAGTTTTGGTCTGCGACCTCAACAAGAAAGACCTGGAAAGCAGAATTCCGGGCGTTCGGCAAGTCGACATGGACGAGCTTCTCGCCAAGTCGGATGTGCTCTCGATCCATTGCCCGCTCAGCGATGAAACGCGCAACCTGATCAATGCCGAGAGGCTCAAGAGCATGAAGCAGGGTGCCTTCCTCATCAACACCGCCCGCGGCGGCATCGTTGATGAAGAGGCTCTTGCCGATCTGCTTGAAGCGGGTGTACTGGGTGGGGCAGCCCTTGACTGCGTTGCTCAGGAACCGATCGACAAGAAATCGCGTCTTCTCGACATGGACAATGTATTCCTGACCCCTCACATGGCCTATTATTCCGAGGAATCTTCTGCTGAGTTGAAGCGCAAGGTTGCCGAGGAGGCCGTACGGTTTGCGAAAGGTGAACCCGTCCACTATCCGGTCAATACGCTTTAACCAGAGCGATTGTTCCTCCCTCCGACCGGATGGAACGTTCATTCACCTCGCTCGGCCCGGCCATTTTGGCCGGGCCGTCATTCTACAAGGAGACTGACCTTGATTTATGGTTCTATTGAAAACCTGTCTCTGGATGAAGCCAACTTGCCGGCCAACATCCTTGAAGGCCTTCGTTTCATCGCCAAATCCGACGTGATGTCCCTGCCTCTGGGACGCCACGAGATCGATGGCGACCGGATTTTTGCTCTGGTGCAGGAATACGAATCCAAATCGCTGGAAGACGCCCGCCCCGAGGCGCACAAGCGCTATCTCGACATCCAGTATGTCGCCAAGGGCAAGGAACTGATCGGCATTGCCCAGTTGGCAAAAGCCCCTGCAATGTCCGAAGACCTGCTGGCCGAAAAGGACGTCTGCTTCTTTGCTTCGGTGCCGGATGAAAGCATGCTCTGCCTGTCCGAAGGCAGCTATGCCGTTGTCTATCCGTGGGATGTGCACCGCCCCGGCTGCGCCGCTGGCGAACCGACCTTGGTGCGCAAGGTCGTCGTCAAGATCGCTCTCTGAGGCAACAAGCAACCAGAGACCGGCGCGAAAAGCGCCTTTGAAAACAAGGCTGGCAGGACTATTCACAGAGCCCGCCGGCTTTTTTGTCAGCCCCCGCGCGGCTAATCGTCAAACGCCAGTTCGTTGTTAAGCGCCTCAAGGGTCTTGCTGTTGATCTGCCGTGCCATCAGGGCCAGAACGACAGCCCGGTTGCGCCGGTTGAACACCGCGCCACCCTTGCTGCTCGGCACCTCGCTGATCCCCATCTTGGCATAGATGCTCTGCAATCGGCTTTGCACCGTGCGCATCGAGATATTGCGTCGTTCCGAAATGGCACTGTCCGTCAGCCCCAAAGCAATATCGAGCAGCACCTCATATTCCGCATCAGTGAGCGCGTGATAGCTGTTCTTGGCCCGCTTCTGGATGCCCACCACTTCATAGTCGATGATGGTCTGCCGATCTTCGAAAATCCCTCGCATGGCCCTTTCCAGCCGGTCAGACGACGAGGATTTGAGAAGATAGCCATAGGCGGTGTTTGACGGCGCCACCTTGGCAACACCGCGCACATAGGCCTCGTCGGCATAGTTCGACCAGAACATGATCGGCAGATCGGGGAAGCGGGCCCAGATCGCCTTGGCTACGTCGACACCGGTTATCTTGGGGATCTGCAGATCAAGAATGATGGCATCGGGACGAAACTTGAGCGCAAGCGCAAGGCCCTCCTCGCCATCGCTGGCCTCCTGCACATCGACAAAGCCCATGTCCGGATTGCTGACCACCTTACGCAGGAATTCCCGGTGCAGCAGGTCATCTTCAACGATCAGTATCGAGCGTGCCTTCATAGTGCTATCGGCTCCCCTGCATCCTGGCCCCGGGAATAGGAAATTGTCAGCTCCGCAGGCTCGCCCGGACAGGAAAAGCGAACCTTCGCCCCGACCAGTGACGCCCGGATCTGCATATTCAGCATGCCGCCGCGGCTGGCGTAGTTTTCCTGCCGATAGCCGCAACCGTTGTCCCGGAAGAAAATGATCAGCCTGTCATCATCGCTCCGGAAGGTGACAAGGAGATGGTCGCAGCCCGAATGGCGGATGGCATTGTTACCCGCTTCCTGCAGGATGCGGTAGAAGACAATCCTGAGGCTCAGCGGCAATTCGTCGATACGACCATCCGACTGGTCGACGAGCTCGACATCGATTTCCTGCCGCGCCGTCTTGATCTGTCGGTCAAGCTGGGCTTCCACCGCCTCCATCAGGCCGAACATCTCCAGCACAGTCGGCTTGGCGTCGTCGACGATCTGCCGCAGTCCCAGAAGACAGCTGCCCAACTCTTCCTTGAGTTCATCCAGCTCATCACGATCGAGTTCATCCACCGAGCCCAGCCAGCGCAGGGTACGCGAGAGATCGGCCAGCGTCTGGTCGTGCAGGTCCATGCCGATCTGGGCGCGGGCCCGCTCCAGTTCGTCGGTGACATAGCGCGCGCCGGTGCGCAGGCCTTCCAGCCGGGCTGCTTCCTTCACCCGCTCGATTTCCGAAACCCGCACCAGCTCCGACTGCCACAGGGCGAAGAAATAGGGGCCGATGAGATCGCTCAGCAGCTTTGCATTCTCTATGTGTTGCAGGGAATAAAGGCCAGGGCGGGTGGAGGAAATCGACAACGCGCCGATCAGTTCACCCGCCACCCTGACCTGAACATGCAGACGCGAGCGCAGCGTGTGCTCAAAGATCGGCTGGTTGAACATCGCGGCATTGTTGAAGCGGGTATCCTCCATCGCATTGGGGGTGATGAGATAGTCCACCTTGCCCAGAAGGATGTCACGGATCGGGCTGGTGGAGACATTCTTCCGGTTGACCCCGCCCCACTCGGTCTGGATACCCGTTTCATAGGCGACGAGATTCTCCTTGGCCTCATCAAGGATCACCACATCGAAATGATTGTGTGGCAGAATCTCCTGAATCTCCTCGCTCATCGCGTCGATAACGGCCTGATAGCCGACACGACCGGCAATCGCGCGGGTGATATTGATGACCTGCTCTGTCGAAAATGTCGCTGGGATGGACGTTTGTTCTGTCATTGCAACACCTTAAACCAGAGCATTGGAGACAACAACACAAACCGGCCGTTGATCCTCCGCTCGCATCTCAGCGCCCGCACCAGACCGGCGCCTTGCCAGAAACGGCACAAAGAGCGGCGGAGCCGCTCCCTGATTTTCTCTTGGCAACCGGCAGGGCCGGTCACTAGGCAACCTTGCTGTTGGCCCATTCGGTGAGGGACAGCGCAATCACGATGATGCCTCCCTTGATGATCAGCTGATAGTCGATCGGCACATTGAGAATGTTGAAGCCATTGTTGAGCACCGCAAGAAACAGCACGCCCAGAATGGTGCGGGCCACAGACCCCTTGCCACCCAGCAGGCTGGCACCGCCCAGCACAACTGCGGCAATCACATCCAGCTCCGTGCCGAACTCGCCATAGGTTGCCGCCGCAGTGTGGACCTGCGAGCTCTGAATGATACCGGCCAGTGCCGCCCCCATACCACAGATGACGTAGGTCATCATCTTGACGAGCTTGACGCGCCGGCCCGAAAGATAGGCCGCCCGCTCATTGTCGCCAACTGCGGCCACCTGCAGCCCGAAAGTCGTGCGCTTCTGGATGAAGATCAGCAGCAGGCTGACTGCAACGAAAATCCAGATGGCAAAAGGAATGCCGAACAGGAAGCCATTGCCAATGAATTCGAACCCTGGCTGTTCGCGCACCAGATGCAGATCCGGCCCACCGGCAAGAAGCGCGCTGCCCCTGACAATGGACAGCATGCCAAGCGTGACGATCATCGCGGGCAGACTGAACAGCGCGATGACCAACCCGCTGATGGCACCGGTCACGGCACCGGTCAGGATGCCGATGACCACCGCCGGAAGCAGCGGGAAATGGGCGATATGAAGCAGGAAGAAGACCACCAGCCCCGACGTCGCCAGCACCGGACCGACCGACAGGTCGATGCCGCCGGTCATGATGACAAAGGTCATGCAGACCGCCATGATCCCTGTGATCGACATCTGATAGATGATGGCCGTGAAGTTGGCCGGTGTCAGGAACACCGGTGCCAGAGCCCCGAACAGGCCGATGACAATCAGCAGCGCGACCGGCATGGCATAGGTCGGGATGGCGGTTCTGAGGTAGGAACTCAGGCTCAGCATTACTTGTTTCCTCCACTGATCTGGAGCACCAGCTCTTCCTGGGTGATGTCATCGGCGGCGCAGGTCATGGTCATCCGGCCGGACACCATGACAGCGATGCGATCGGCGATCGTCATCACTTCTTCCATGTCGGAAGAGACCAGAAGGATCGCCGTCCCCTGTTCCCGCAGCTTGCGCAGAATGGTATAGATCTCGGCCTTGGCCCCCACATCGACACCAACCGTCGGCTCGTCGAGGAACAGGATCTTGGGTGCAATTTCCAGCCATTTGCCGAGCAGCACTTTCTGCTGGTTGCCACCGCTCAGGCGCTTGACGATCTTGCTGCCATCCGCCGGCTTCACGTTGAGGTCGCGGATCTGGCGCTCGGTCAGCTCCCGCACGGCCCGATTGTTCCAGAAGCCCCACCGGGAGACCTTGTCGAGCGCAGCAAAGATCAGGTTGTCAGACACCGAATGATCCAGCAGCAATCCGTCCCGCAGCCGGTCTTCCGGCACGAAGCCGATACCCGCCTCGATGGCCTCTGAAGGCGAGGAGTAGCGCACCGACTGCCCGAGCACTTCCAGCGTTCCGGCCGAGAATTTCGCCGAACCGAAAATGCTGTGCAGCAGCTCGCTCCGCTTCGACCCGATCAGGCCTGTAAGGCACAGGATTTCGCCCTTGTAGAGATCGAAACTGACATCCTCGAAAGTGTTGGTCATGCCCAGATCACGTGCCGAAAGCAGAACCTCGCCGGTCCCCTTCGGATGTCGTGGCTCGGCGGCTACCGATCGCGAGGCTTCCCCCAGATCATTGCCCACCATGCGATCAACCAACTCGGGGCGGGTGATCTCATCAATCGACCCGTTCCAGACCACGGCTCCGTCCCGCATGACGGTAACGGCATCGCAGACCTGAAACACTTCGTCGAGAACATGGGAGATGTAGACCAGCCCGACCCCGAGCGCCCTCAGGCGGGCAATGGTGTCGTGCAGCTTGCGAACTTCCGAATGGGACAGCCAGGCCGTCGGCTCGTCCATCAGGATCACCTGCGCGTCAAGCGCCAGCGCCTTCAGGATCTCCACTTCCTTCTGCTTGACGGTAGCCAGCGTTGACACCTGAGCATCAAGATCAAGATCGATATTGTATTTCTCGAGCAGCGCTTCCGCCTTGTGGCGCTGCTCGGTCGCATCGATGAAGCCGAGTTTGGTTTTCGGCGGTCGGCCGAGGAAGACATTGTCCAGCACAGTGAGCGCCGGGATCAGGTTGGAGTGCTGATAGATACAGGCCACCCCGAGTTCCAGCATGGCCAGCGGACTGCCCGCCGGTGCCAGTGTGCCATTGACATGGACCTCGCCACCGGTTGGTCGGTGCGCCCCGGTGAGGATTTTGATGAGGGTCGACTTGCCCGCGCCGTTGCTGCCGCACAGGCCATGGACTTCCCCCGCATGGATGGCAAAGTCGGTCTCCTGCAGGGCAACAAAGCGCCCGAAGGTCTTGCTCAGCTTCCTGCCTTCAAGAAGGATCTGTTTGGACATGATCAACTCCCACTCTGCATGGCGCGGGCCTTGCGCATCCGGAAGTCGGACAGAAGCTTGTCATATCCGATCGCGCCAATGAGGATCAGGCCAGAAATGATTTGCTGGACGAATTGCGAAATGCCGAGCAGCGTAAGGCCAAGCAGGATGATGCCAAGCAGCATCGCGCCGATGATCGGCCCGAAGGCGTTGCCGATGCCACCCTGCAGGCTGATGCCGCCGATGACAGCCGAGGCAATGGCCGTCAGCTCCATGCCGTTGCCGAGAGCCTCCGTTGCCGTTGTCAGGCGCGTCACCAGAATGATCGCGGCGATACCGGCGCTCAATCCGGACAGGCCGTAGGCGCTGAGGATCGTCAGCTTGACATTGATACCCGCCAGCCGCGCCGCTTCCGGATTGCCGCCGACGATCTTGAAATTCATGCCGAACTGGGTCTTGCTGTGCATCGTCTGGATGATGATGAAAATACCGACCAGAAGGAAGAAGGACAGCGGCAGCCAGGGCATCTCCATATACTGGTCAAGCCCGGTCACACCGCCGATATCGAGATAGGAATCCATGCCCGTCAGCCACGGGTCGGTGATCGGTTTGGTGGCCATTTCGGGAAACAGCTGCCGGCCTGAAATCGCATAGACCACACCACGATAGGCGGCCAGCGTCGACAGAGTCGCAACAAATGGCTGCAGTCGCAGCCAGACGACCAGCGCCCCGTTCAGCAATCCGGCCAGAAGGCAGACCAGCAGCACCGCCGGAATGACCACATAGCCCGGCACCTCATAGATGACGCTGAGGTCGAACAGCACCATGCCGCCAAGCGCCATGATCGAGCCGATGCTCAGATCGATGCCGCGCACCATGATCGGGAAGGACTGCCCGATCGCCAGCACCGCAATGAAGGAATAGCCGACGAGCAGATTCTCCAGATTGGATGCGGTATTGAAATGCGGGGCATAGAAACAGAAGAAGGCGTACAGAAGCACGAAGAATGCCAACAACTCGATGTTTGGCAACTGGCGGAGGCGTACCATATTGAGAACCCTGCGCGAGAGGTGAGTGGAAAAACCGCTGCCCGGTGGGCAGCGGTTTCAATGGACAATGCCGAACTACCAGCGCTGGGCCGGCTGAATGGAACCGACAGTCTCGGACGTTGCGATGACATAAGGCATCAACAGCTTGCCCTGCTGTTTGAATTCTTTTGCCGTCACACCACCGGAAACGAAGACCGATGCGGCTGCGGCAGCAAAGCGGCCCTGCTGATAGACGTCGGTAAACTGGGTTCCTGTCAACTCGCCCCGTTCGATGGATTCAAGGGCAGCGGTTTCGCCGTCGTTACCGAAGATCACCATCTTGTCGAGAATGCCCTTCTGCTTGCAGACGTCGACGCCGCCAAGCGCCATGGAATCGTTGACCCCGTAAACGCCCGTGATGTCGGGCTGGGCGGTCAGAATGTTGGACAATACATCCTGGGCCTTCTTGCGGGACCAGTCGGCGACCTGATCAGCGGCGATCTGGATGTCGGGATAGTATTTCTTCATGCCATCAACGAAACCGTTGGTGCGCTGATCACGGATGATGATGCCCGGAGGTGCATTGAGAATGGCGACCTTGCCCTTGCCACCCATCCGTTTGCCCATTTCCTTGGCAATGTCCATGGCGCCGTAATAGTGGTTCATTTCTACATGGGCGGCATGTTCCTCGGAAGCATCGATATTGAGGGTGATGACGGCAATACCGCGACGGCGCGCCTTTTTGATGGATGGCCCGAGTGCCACACTGTCAATGGGCTGCAGGAAGATGACCTTGGCACCCTCGTTGATCAGCGTATCCATCAGGCTGACCTGAACCTCAACCTTGTTCTGGCCGTCCAGTTGCTTATAGTCGATGGTCTGCTGGGTCGAAAGGACTTCCTCCAGTCCAACGCTCCAGGCCGAGGAAACGGTGTGCGGCTGGATCTGGACAAAGGCCATCTTGACCCGTTCATCCTGTGCGGCCATGGCCTTTCCGCTCTCGCCGATGACGAGACCGGGGGTTACCAGCCCGCTGCCAAGAGCGGCCGAGCCAAGCACCACTCCCTTGAGGAAATCACGGCGACCTTCCTGTTCGGCTCTTTCCTTCTTATTGGACATTTCTTACTCCCATTGAAAAATGTTCAACTCCGATTGTCAGTCCTGCCCGCCGGCCATTTCGCCGACGGTCTTTCTTACTCGCTCCCTTTGACGGCAACATAGACGGCATAGACGGATGTCGAAGCCGTGATGAAGAGGCGATTGCGCTTCCTGCCACCAAAACAAAGATTTGAAACTGTTTCCGGTATTGCGATGTAGCCCTTGTGCGAGCCATCCGGCCCGTAGGTCTCGACCCCCCTCGCTGATGAAGACCATAGATTGCCCAGTTCATCAGTCCGAATACCATCGGGCACGCCATGCTCGATTTCGGCGAAGACCCGCTGATTGCTCAAAGACCAGTCCGGCTCGACATCGAAGGCAAAGATGTGATGATAGCCATCGCTATAGTGCGACCGACTGGAGTCAGCCACATAAAGCGTTTTTTCATCTGGTGAAAATGCCAACCCGTTCGGCATCTTCAGCGACGTTATCATGGCCTTTACAGCACCGGTATCCGGATCAATGCGGTAGACATAGCAACCCGCCTGTTCCGGCGTGCTCTTCTTGCCTTCATAGTCACTGAGGATGCCGTAGCTCGGATCCGTGAACCAGACAGCTCCGTCGGACGCGACGATCACGTCATTGGGGGAATTGAGGGGTTTGCCATCATGACCATCGGCAAGGATCGTGGTGCTACCATCCCATTCGGTCCGGACAACCGAGCGGGTCAGATGCTGACACGAAACCAGTCGTCCCTGACGATCCCGCGTATTGCCGTTGGAATTGTTTGAGTGGTGGCTGTAAACCCGACAGCCAAGCCCGGGCACCCACTGCCATTGACAGTCGTTGGGAATGTCCGACCAGATGAGGAAATCTCCTGCGGGGAAATAGACCGGACCTTCGGCCCACAAATTACCCGTATTCAGTCGCTCGATTGAAGCGCCCGGCAAGGTCAATTGCATATAGTCGTCGCTAAAACGATAGATCTCCGCTGTTGGCACGTTCCTGCTCCCACTCTCTTGGTCTTCGTGTTGACCAGAGGCTACCAGACCCCGAATTCGGTCACAGGTTGGAGATGGCAAATCGCATGCGGGTTCCCGCAAATCTATTGCGCCCTTTATCGCAAAAAGCTCAGATTTTCGCAGTTTTTGAGCGGTTCCAGCTTGCCCCTGCTTCAGGGGGTGCTGGCAGGATCGCTCATCGGCTCGATGCAAAGAAGGGGCGAACCGCTTTCACGCAATTCGCCCCTGTCTCATTTCAGGTCAGACTGGTTTTCTTCCGGTCACCCGGGAAACTGCCGGACTGGTCTCGAGCTTGTCTGTCTCAGAGTTCAACAACCAGCTTGAGAACGTCGTTCTTGTTCTTTTCCCAGTAAGGCAGTACGTCAGCGGCTTCATCCAGCGGGAAAGTCTTGGTGATCAGCTTGTCCATGTCGTCGCCCATCTTCAGCAGGGCAGCGATAACGGCATCGAAGTCTTCACGCATGGCGTTGCGGGAGCCCATGATGTCCAGTTCCTTGAGATTGAAGAACTTGGTTTCATAGGTAACCGGAGCCTTGGAGTAACCGACATAGACGACGCGACCGCAGAAGCAGGCGATATCAACAGCGGTGGTGAAGGTGATCGGCAGGCCAACAGCCTCGATGACCACATTGGCGCCGTTGTCGTCGGTCAGTTCGTTGATCTTCTTGACCAGGTCTTCGCCGCTGAGGCTGAGGAACTCGGAAGCACCCGCCAGTTTCGCAATGGCTTCCTTGTCGGTGCTGGTATCCACGGCAATGACGCGTGCGCCACGGGAGGCGGCACCCATGATGGCGCCAACGCCGATCATGCCACAGCCAAGAACAACCACGGTTTCACCAGCCTGTGTACGGCCACGGGCTGCTGCATGGAAACCAACGGAAAGCGGCTCGACCAGAACCTGGCGTTTCGGGCTCAGGCTATCGTTCGGCACGACGCAGTCGGCACGGATAACCATTTTCTCGCGCAGGGCACCATCGCGCTGAACACCGAGAGTCTCGTTGTAGCGGCAGGCATTGTAACGGCCGGCGCGGCAGCTGCTGCAATGGCCACAGGCAGAGTATGGCCACAGAATGACAGACTGGCCGATCTTCAGATCAGCGCTGACATTGGCTCCCTTTTCGACAATGAAGCCAGATGCTTCATGGCCGGGGATGCGTGGCAGCTGAACCAGAGGGTTCTTGCCCATATAAGTGTTGAGGTCGCTGCCGCAGAAACCAACGTAAGAGACCTGAACCACGACGTCGTCCGGGCCCATGGTCATTGGTTCGACATCGCGAACTTCACTTTTTTCAGCATCTACAATGCAAAGTGCTTTCATCACTTAACTCCTTAGCGATATTTCTTCGGGAACGGCACCCGCTCCCAATTCTTGGTATTGGTTTCACGCCCGGGCAGGAGACCATCGGAACCACTCACCTCTTGAGGGGGGAATTGCGGTGGAACCAAGCGTCTTGGGAGGAATTGACCCGCGATTGATGGCTCAACGTCAATCGCCAGGCCCGTCTCGACCGCCCGGGCATGTTTGTTAACTCCTGGATGCTTCTCAGCGTATTTTTGAAGATAGCTCCCATGAATATGGAAAAATTCAGCATTTTACCTGATCATTTTCCCAAATATCCATCATTGATGGGATGTTTATGGCATATTCATGGGATGAATGTCAATAACAGCTGGAAAATTCAGGTTGATTTGCGCTATTTTTTTGCCATTGATAGGATCATTGACATACAGCCACCAATTGTTAATGTGTGGTTCCGACATTCTTTGAAAAAGGTGCCTGCAGACATGAGTAGCCCAAAGGTGGATTTGGCGATTTCCCTGGTTCAGAACCTGATTCGATCCGGTGAAATCAAGCCAGGGGACCGACTGCCGAACGAGACAGAATTCTCAGCCCAGCTCGGTGTTTCGCGCAACTCTCTCAGAGAAGCCGTTCGAGCCATGAGCGCGATGAAGATTCTTGAAGCCCGTCAAGGCGATGGAACCTATGTCTCCGGGCTGGACCCGACCCAGATGATCGAAACCCTGCGTTTCGCGGTCGATGTCTCGGGGCCGGAAGCGGTGCTCTGGTTCCTTGAAATCCGTATTCTGATGGAGCTGCACACCACGGCCATTGCCGCCGCCCGGCGCACCAAGGCCGATCTCGACCGCCTCAAGAAATGCCATCAGGCGATGGTCAAGGCCGAAGACACGGATACCCTGCTCAAGAAGGACTCCGAGTTCCATCACATCATCGCGGAAACGACCAAGAACCCGATCATGGCGTCCCTGCTCAATGTGGTCTCCGCCCCTGCCCTGCGCGCCCGTATCTGGCGCAACCGGTTGACCGAGAGTGCCACCAACAACCTGCGTATCGAACACGAAGCCGTGCTCAATTGCATCGAGGCTCAGGATGTCGAGGGCGCAAAATACGCCATGTATGCCCATGTTTCCGGCGTGCAGAGCTGGGTCAGAAACAACCCCGACTTCTTCTCGAAGAATGGCGAAGACGAGACCGATGCGGACCAAGATTCCGCCCGGTGAAGTGAGGCGGCAGGCATCGCCGGCGCTTGATACTTCTTTCCGCTCGCGCTTCGAGACTTGAAAGTCTGTCCAGACGGACATTTCAAACAGCAGGAACAGACATGAAAAAAGCCCCGCGGATCGCTCCACGGGGCTTTTTGATTGGTCCGTTCCGGAGCCTACTGGCTCAGGTGCGGCAGCAGCAGGGAAATCTCCGGAATGAAGATCACCAGACCGAGCGCAATGAACAGGGCGATGTAGAAAGGCACCGCAGCCTTGGTAAAGCGCATCACGTCCACATTGGCGAGCTGCGAGACGACCAGCATCACCGTACCAACCGGCGGCGTCAGCGTGCCAATGGACATGTTGAGGATCATGATGATGCCGAAATGCACCGGATCGATCCCCATGCTCATCAGGGTCGGCTTGAGCAGCGGCACCAGAATGATCATCAGCGCCGTTCCTTCGATCAGCATGCCGAAGAAGATCAGGGCAATGTTGAGCGTGATGAGGAACAGATACTTGTTGGTGGTGAAGTGGGTGATCATCTCGGCGAAAGCCAGACCGGCCTTTTCGTTCGAGAAGATCCAGCCAAGAGCACCACTGGCCATGATGATCAGCAGCACGGATGCCGTGGATTTGCCAGCAGAGTAGACCGAGTTGAGAATGTCACCAAAAGTCATCGTGCGGTGCAACAGGGTACCGATCAGGATGATGGCGAGCACAGCGACAGCACCGGCTTCCGTTGGCGTGAAGATGCCAAGACGGATACCGCCAATGATGACGATGATCAGCAGGAAGGCTGGCCAGGAGCGCAGCAGCGTAACGCCGGCTTCGCGTGGGGTCGGACGCTTCATGCTCTTTGGCAGATAACCGCGCTTGACCGAAACCAGATAGGCGGTGACCATCAGCAGGAAGGCGCAGAGCAGGCCGGGAATGATACCTGCCATGAACATGGAGGCAACGGAAACGTCGGCGATCAGCGCGTAGATGATCAGCGCAATTCCGGGAGGAATGATTGGCGTGATCAGGGAACCTGCCGCGGTCACAGCAGCAGAGAAGCCACGGTCATAGCCATGACGTTCCATTTCCGGAACCATCATGCGGGTCAGCATGGCGCTGTCGGCAAGGTTCGACGCGGAAAGACCGCCCAGAAGGCTCGATACCAGAATGTTGGTCAGGGCAAGACCACCACGAATCCGGCCAACCAGCAGCAACGCAACATCGATGATACGTTCTGCAACCCCGGAGTGGGCCATCAGCGTACCAAGCATGACGAAGAACGGAATGGCCAGCAGGGACGTGTTCAGCGCCGGCGCAATGAAACGCTGGATGGCAATTTCAGGCGGCGTGAAGGAGAAAAAGGTGAAGTAGCAGAGAACGGCCAAAAGGATGCCGAGATAGAGGCGCATGTTGAGGGCGAAGGCCAACAACATGAGAGGGATGATCCACAGCCAGGTCATGCTGCTTCTCCTTCGTTGTTATGTTCTTGTTGGTCCAGTCCACGGATTTTCTTGACCATGTTGATGGCAACGAAGACCGCTGCACCGACCATGCCAACCGGCACGGCAATATCGATCCAGTACCAGGAG
Proteins encoded:
- a CDS encoding FadR/GntR family transcriptional regulator, yielding MSSPKVDLAISLVQNLIRSGEIKPGDRLPNETEFSAQLGVSRNSLREAVRAMSAMKILEARQGDGTYVSGLDPTQMIETLRFAVDVSGPEAVLWFLEIRILMELHTTAIAAARRTKADLDRLKKCHQAMVKAEDTDTLLKKDSEFHHIIAETTKNPIMASLLNVVSAPALRARIWRNRLTESATNNLRIEHEAVLNCIEAQDVEGAKYAMYAHVSGVQSWVRNNPDFFSKNGEDETDADQDSAR
- a CDS encoding TRAP transporter large permease translates to MTWLWIIPLMLLAFALNMRLYLGILLAVLCYFTFFSFTPPEIAIQRFIAPALNTSLLAIPFFVMLGTLMAHSGVAERIIDVALLLVGRIRGGLALTNILVSSLLGGLSASNLADSAMLTRMMVPEMERHGYDRGFSAAVTAAGSLITPIIPPGIALIIYALIADVSVASMFMAGIIPGLLCAFLLMVTAYLVSVKRGYLPKSMKRPTPREAGVTLLRSWPAFLLIIVIIGGIRLGIFTPTEAGAVAVLAIILIGTLLHRTMTFGDILNSVYSAGKSTASVLLIIMASGALGWIFSNEKAGLAFAEMITHFTTNKYLFLITLNIALIFFGMLIEGTALMIILVPLLKPTLMSMGIDPVHFGIIMILNMSIGTLTPPVGTVMLVVSQLANVDVMRFTKAAVPFYIALFIALGLVIFIPEISLLLPHLSQ